One segment of Solanum stenotomum isolate F172 chromosome 1, ASM1918654v1, whole genome shotgun sequence DNA contains the following:
- the LOC125846828 gene encoding pentatricopeptide repeat-containing protein At1g09820, with protein MSITYFRRLHYSRLPLRCLHTANSEPTSTSTSTPNLFSDPLFKSKVSELISNQHWSQLKDLIKPFNPTSFLEQLLDSGFDSSSILGFFRWSQFYQVYHHPLEHLCRVLVLLVNDKKYPKVRSLLHDFVKNGKTYTVSSVFHTLLTCSDNVCANSIIVDMLVLSYVNDGKLDLALEAFRRAGDYGFKLSVFSCKPMLKGVVKEGKFEVGELVYKEMIRRRIEVDLYTFNIVINGLCKAGKLNKARDVMEDMKVRGIMPNEVTYNTLIDGYCKRGGDGKMYKADALLREMMEQGVSPNERTYNTLIDGFCKDDNVGAAIKLFKEMQLQGMRPDIVTFNSLIDGLFGDGKVDEALGLRAEMIRLGLEPNIRTYNVMINGFSKMKMFREAKELFDDVMKQGLDLNVLTFNTVIDAHSKAGKMEEAVALRELMLSKLICPTISTYNCLLGGYYRDGNVGAAKELLEEMEKKSVMTDLVTYNIRIDAMCKRGESRKAVRLLDEMSEKRLVPSHVTYNILMAGYCQDGNPKAAVTIRKRMEKEGKQPNIVTYNVLIKGFCQKDKLEEANALLNEMLEKGLVPNRITYDIIREEMIDKGFVPDIDGHLYKDTVNC; from the coding sequence ATGTCGATAACATATTTCAGGCGTCTTCACTACTCTCGTTTACCCCTCCGTTGCCTCCACACAGCAAATTCAGAGCCAACCTCAACCTCAACCTCAACACCCAATTTGTTTTCAGACCCACTTTTCAAATCTAAAGTTTCAGAATTGATTTCAAACCAGCACTGGTCTCAGCTGAAGGACCTAATTAAACCTTTTAACCCAACTTCGTTTCTTGAACAACTTTTGGATTCTGGGTTTGATTCTTCCTCCATCTTGGGTTTCTTCAGGTGGTCTCAATTTTATCAGGTTTATCACCACCCTCTTGAGCATTTATGCAGAGTTCTTGTATTGTTagttaatgataaaaaatacCCAAAGGTTCGATCTTTATTGCACGATTTTGTTAAAAATGGGAAGACTTATACGGTTTCTTCTGTTTTTCATACACTGTTGACATGTAGTGATAATGTGTGTGCTAATTCTATTATTGTTGACATGTTGGTATTATCATATGTTAATGATGGTAAACTTGATTTAGCTCTGGAGGCTTTTAGAAGAGCTGGGGATTATGGGTTTAAGTTATCTGTATTTTCGTGTAAACCAATGCTTAAAGGGGTGGTGAAAGAGGGGAAGTTTGAGGTAGGAGAGCTTGTGTATAAGGAGATGATTAGGAGGAGGATTGAGGTTGACTTGTACACGTTTAACATTGTAATTAATGGGTTGTGTAAGGCGGGGAAGTTAAATAAGGCTAGGGATGTGATGGAAGATATGAAGGTTAGAGGGATAATGCCTAATGAGGTTACTTACAATACATTGATTGATGGGTATTGCAAGAGGGGTGGAGACGGGAAGATGTATAAAGCGGATGCACTTTTGAGAGAAATGATGGAGCAGGGGGTGAGTCCAAATGAGAGAACTTATAATACTCTTATTGATGGGTTTTGCAAGGATGATAATGTTGGGGCAGCCATAAAGCTTTTTAAAGAAATGCAGCTTCAAGGGATGAGACCGGACATTGTGACATTTAATTCGTTAATTGATGGGTTATTTGGTGATGGGAAAGTTGATGAGGCTCTTGGTTTACGTGCAGAAATGATACGTTTGGGGTTGGAGCCTAATATTCGGACTTATAATGTAATGATAAATGGGTTTTCAAAAATGAAGATGTTCAGAGAAGCTAAAGAGTTGTTTGATGATGTTATGAAGCAAGGGTTAGATCTAAATGTACTAACTTTTAACACAGTTATTGATGCTCATAGTAAGGCTGGAAAAATGGAAGAAGCAGTCGCTCTTCGTGAATTAATGTTGAGCAAACTGATTTGTCCTACCATTTCAACATATAATTGCTTATTAGGTGGTTATTATCGAGACGGAAATGTTGGAGCTGCAAAAGAGCTACTGGAGGAAATGGAGAAGAAGAGTGTGATGACAGATCTAGTAACTTACAATATTCGAATAGATGCAATGTGCAAAAGAGGAGAATCAAGAAAGGCAGTGAGACTTCTGGATGAGATGTCTGAGAAAAGGTTGGTCCCAAGTCACGTGACATACAACATTTTGATGGCTGGATATTGCCAAGATGGTAACCCAAAGGCAGCTGTTACTATTAGGAAAAGAATGGAGAAGGAAGGAAAGCAACCAAATATTGTCACTTACAACGTGTTGATTAAAGGTTTCTGTCAGAAAGATAAGCTGGAAGAAGCAAATGCTCTTTTGAACGAGATGTTGGAAAAAGGATTGGTACCCAATAGAATTACCTATGACATTATCAGAGAAGAAATGATAGACAAGGGATTTGTCCCTGACATAGATGGACACCTCTACAAGGATACTGTCAATTGTTAA